Proteins from a genomic interval of Dehalococcoidia bacterium:
- a CDS encoding ABC transporter permease, giving the protein MRVFRATLDNQIKSFYRDPQAVIWTLAMPLLIMLVLSLFNLHAVGPGGVKRNYMDLLLPGMIALTATNVGFNSVIFGITRYKERGVLRRIKASPASAMAFVNGIVASRVLMVAGSCVITWAIGRFVFQAHVTGSTLGLIALSIISAPAFIAIGMIVVGLAKNEDQAGPMSFLFFLPMLLFSGLFVSRAGLNGGVAWVTHGLPMTYLVDALQRVSFGGQGFSSALWTDLAGIAVWALIATAIATRTWKWES; this is encoded by the coding sequence ATGCGAGTCTTTCGCGCGACACTCGATAACCAGATCAAGAGCTTCTATCGCGACCCGCAGGCCGTGATCTGGACGCTCGCCATGCCGCTGCTGATCATGCTGGTGCTCAGCCTGTTCAACCTCCACGCCGTCGGTCCGGGCGGGGTGAAGCGCAACTATATGGACCTGCTGCTGCCCGGCATGATCGCACTCACGGCCACCAACGTGGGCTTCAACAGCGTGATCTTCGGCATCACCCGCTACAAGGAGCGTGGCGTGCTGCGCCGGATCAAGGCGTCGCCGGCCAGCGCGATGGCTTTCGTCAACGGCATCGTTGCCAGCCGCGTGCTGATGGTGGCCGGCTCCTGCGTAATCACCTGGGCGATCGGGCGCTTCGTCTTCCAGGCGCACGTGACCGGCAGCACCCTGGGCTTGATTGCGCTCTCCATCATCAGCGCCCCGGCGTTCATTGCGATCGGCATGATCGTCGTTGGGCTGGCGAAGAACGAGGACCAGGCCGGGCCGATGTCCTTCCTCTTCTTCCTGCCGATGTTGCTCTTCTCCGGTCTCTTCGTCTCCCGCGCCGGCCTCAACGGCGGCGTGGCCTGGGTGACGCACGGTCTGCCGATGACCTACCTGGTGGACGCGTTGCAGCGCGTGTCGTTCGGTGGCCAGGGCTTCTCCTCGGCGCTGTGGACGGACCTCGCGGGCATCGCGGTCTGGGCGCTGATCGCCACGGCGATCGCCACCCGCACCTGGA
- a CDS encoding ABC transporter ATP-binding protein — protein MSIGTATLEAPSRNGMHAATAYALSVSQLVKRYGEFIAVKGISFAVQQGEIFGLLGPNGAGKTTTIEVIEGLREATSGEVSVLGRSITADPRGVKRLIGAQLQHSDFFEHLRLTEQLDYVAACYDTRCDAMALLREVDLADRPKLRVQQLSGGQQQRFAIAAALVNDPPLVLLDEPSTGLDPKARIDLWRLIRRLQSEGRTILLSTHYMEEAEELCDRVAIMDQGTIGAMGAPAALIQQLLETGYRRPAPVRQATLEDVFLSTTGHGFGEGEEEK, from the coding sequence ATGAGTATCGGCACCGCCACGCTCGAAGCCCCGTCGCGCAATGGCATGCACGCGGCGACCGCCTACGCGCTCAGCGTCAGCCAGCTGGTGAAGCGCTACGGCGAGTTCATCGCCGTCAAGGGGATCAGCTTCGCCGTGCAGCAGGGCGAGATCTTCGGCCTGCTCGGCCCAAACGGCGCGGGCAAGACGACGACGATCGAGGTTATCGAAGGGCTGCGCGAGGCGACGTCTGGCGAAGTATCCGTGCTGGGCCGCAGCATCACCGCCGACCCGCGCGGCGTGAAGCGGCTGATCGGCGCCCAGTTGCAGCATTCCGACTTCTTCGAGCACCTGCGGCTGACCGAGCAGCTCGATTACGTGGCCGCCTGCTACGACACCCGCTGCGATGCGATGGCGCTGCTGCGGGAAGTGGACCTGGCGGACCGCCCGAAGCTGCGCGTGCAGCAGCTCTCCGGCGGCCAGCAGCAGCGCTTCGCCATCGCCGCGGCGCTGGTCAATGACCCGCCGCTGGTGCTGCTGGACGAGCCCTCCACCGGCCTGGACCCGAAGGCGCGCATCGACCTCTGGCGGCTGATTCGCCGCCTGCAGAGCGAGGGCCGCACGATCCTGCTCTCCACCCACTACATGGAAGAGGCCGAAGAGCTGTGCGACCGCGTGGCGATCATGGACCAGGGCACCATCGGCGCCATGGGTGCCCCGGCCGCGCTGATTCAGCAACTACTTGAGACGGGCTACCGGCGGCCCGCGCCGGTGCGGCAGGCGACGCTGGAAGACGTCTTTTTGTCCACCACCGGTCACGGCTTCGGTGAAGGCGAGGAGGAGAAGTAA
- a CDS encoding MarR family transcriptional regulator, whose product MSSRESPRRPQLVAALTEALREVSGYSVLFSQAVANRLGIGATDLESLGFLSRDGSVTAGRLAELTGLTTGGVTGLVDRLERAGYVRREADPRDRRRVLITRNSEREAELLPLFSSMQQAMETLYTRYTDAELSLILDFATRAVAASKAEIAKLQRAEHPGRGSAGA is encoded by the coding sequence ATGTCAAGCCGCGAATCTCCCCGTCGCCCTCAGCTTGTTGCCGCCCTGACCGAAGCACTGCGCGAGGTGAGCGGCTACAGCGTGCTTTTCAGTCAGGCGGTCGCCAACCGTCTCGGCATCGGCGCAACCGACCTGGAAAGCCTCGGCTTCCTCAGCCGGGACGGCAGCGTCACGGCCGGGCGGCTGGCAGAGCTGACCGGACTGACCACCGGCGGCGTGACGGGGCTGGTCGATCGCCTGGAACGTGCTGGCTACGTGCGGCGCGAAGCGGATCCTCGCGATCGCCGCCGCGTACTCATCACGCGGAACTCCGAACGGGAAGCCGAGCTCCTGCCGCTGTTCTCGTCGATGCAGCAGGCGATGGAGACGTTGTACACGCGCTACACCGACGCCGAACTCTCGCTGATCCTGGACTTCGCAACCCGTGCCGTGGCCGCTTCGAAGGCTGAGATCGCCAAATTACAACGCGCGGAGCACCCGGGGCGTGGATCAGCCGGCGCTTGA